A section of the Pan paniscus chromosome 11, NHGRI_mPanPan1-v2.0_pri, whole genome shotgun sequence genome encodes:
- the LOC100984912 gene encoding LOW QUALITY PROTEIN: putative aquaporin-7-like protein 3 (The sequence of the model RefSeq protein was modified relative to this genomic sequence to represent the inferred CDS: deleted 1 base in 1 codon), whose amino-acid sequence MVQASGHRQSTRGSKMVSWSMIAKIQEIWCEEDERKIAREFLAEFMSTYVMMVFGLGSVAHMLLNKTFGSYLGVNLGFGFGVTMGVHVAGCISGAHMNAAVSFTNCALGRVPWRKFPVYVLGQFLGSFLAAATIYSLFYTAILHFSGGELMVTGPIATAGIFATYLPDHMTLWQGFLNEEWLTGMLQLCLFAITDQENNPALPGTHTLVIGILVVIIRVSHGMNTGYAINPSWDLPPRIFTFIAGWGKQVFSDGENLWWVPVVAPLLGASLGGIIYLVFIGSTIPREPLKLEDSVAYEDHGITVLPKMGSHEPMISPLTLISVSPANRSSVHPAPPLHESMALEHF is encoded by the exons ATGGTTCAAGCATCTGGGCACAGGCA GTCCACCCGTGGCTCCAAAATGGTCTCCTGGTCCATGATAGCAAAGATCCAGGAAATATGGTGCGAGGAAGATGAGAGGAAGATAGCGCGAGAGTTCCTGGCCGAGTTCATGAGCACATATGTCATGATG GTATTCGGCCTTGGTTCCGTGGCCCATATGCttctaaataaaacatttggGAGCTACCTTGGTGTCAACTTGGGTTTCGGCTTCGGAGTCACCATGGGAGTGCACGTGGCAGGTTGCATCTCTG GAGCCCACATGAATGCAGCTGTGAGCTTCACTAACTGTGCACTGGGCCGTGTGCCCTGGAGGAAGTTTCCAGTCTATGTGCTGGGGCAGTTCCTGGGCTCCTTCCTGGCGGCTGCCACCATCTACAGTCTCTTCTACA CGGCCATTCTCCACTTTTCGGGTGGAGAGCTGATGGTGACCGGTCCCATTGCTACAGCTGGCATTTTTGCCACCTACCTTCCTGATCACATGACATTGTGGCAGGGCTTCCTGAATGAG GAGTGGCTGACCGGGATGCTCCAGCTGTGTCTCTTTGCCATCACGGACCAGGAGAACAACCCAGCACTGCCAGGAACACACACGCTGGTGATAGGCATCCTCGTGGTCATCATCAGGGTGTCCCATGGCATGAACACAGGATATGCCATCAATCCGTCCTGGGACCTG CCCCCCCGCATCTTCACCTTCATTGCTGGTTGGGGCAAACAGGTCTTCAG CGATGGGGAGAACTTGTGGTGGGTGCCAGTGGTGGCACCACTTCTGGGTGCCTCTCTAGGTGGCATCATCTACCTGGTCTTCATTGGCTCCACCATCCCACGGGAGCCCCTGAAATTGGAGGACTCTGTGGCATATGAAGACCACGGGATAACCGTATTGCCCAAGATGGGATCTCATGAACCCATGATCTCTCCCCTTACCCTCATCTCCGTGAGCCCTGCCAACAGATCTTCAGTCCACCCTGCCCCACCCTTACATGAATCCATGGCCCTAGAGCACTTCTAA
- the LOC117978678 gene encoding monofunctional C1-tetrahydrofolate synthase, mitochondrial-like isoform X3 — protein sequence MCSLTLGPAPEEALPEPQPWGRLKTPLSPQRWGELCRIGLELPIVDKIRTIAQAVYGAKDIELCPEAQVKIDRYTQQGFGNLPICMAKTDLSLSHQPDKKGVPRDFILPISDVRASIGAGFIYPLVGTVHH from the exons ATGTGCAGCCTGACTCTGGGGCCAGCGCCTGAGGAAGCCCTCCctgagccccagccctggggaagGCTGAAGACGCCTCTGAGCCCCCAGCGCTGGGGAGAGCTGTGCAGAATAGGACTGGAG CTTCCAATTGTGGACAAGATAAggaccattgcccaggctgtctaTGGAGCCAAAGATATTGAACTCTGTCCTGAGGCACAAGTCAAAATAGATCGTTACACTCAGCAG GGTTTTGGAAATTTGCCCATCTGCATGGCAAAGACCGATCTTTCTCTGTCTCACCAACCTGACAAAAAAGGTGTGCCAAGGGACTTCATCTTACCTATCAGTGATGTCCGGGCCAGCATAGGTGCTGGGTTCATTTACCCTTTGGTCGGAACG